From Candidatus Binatus sp.:
TTACGTCCATCCGTTCAGCGACGGAAACGGAAGACTGCATCGATGGCTCATCCATCAGGTGCTCGCAGCCGCGGGTTATAATCCGCCAGGGGTGGTCTTTCCGGTGAGTGCGGCGATCCTGCGGAACATCGACAGTTATCGTAGCGTTCTGGAGTCGTACTCACGGCCTCTGTTGGATTGCATCGACTGGCGGCCTGCGCCGAATGGGAACATCGAGGTTCTGAACGACACTGTCGACTATTACCGGTATTTTGATGCTACCGCACACGCCGAGTTCCTCTATCGATGCGTGGAGCAGACGATTGAGCATGACCTTCCGGAGGAGGTTGCCTATTTGCACGCCTACGATCGATTCGCGCATGGCATCCAGGAAATCGCCGACATGCCCGCCGAGAAGATTGAGCTCCTGCATCGATTCCTGCGCCAGGAGAACGGGCGGCTATCCAAACGCGCTCGGGAGAATGAATTTGCCGCCCTCACGGACCGGGAAGCCGAGCGAATAGAGGCGTTGTACCGGGCTTCCTTCGAGGAAAAGCAATCGACGGCAGAAGCGTAAGTGAAGCGAGTCGCCCCTTGCACGCTGGCAGATGGTCGATAACGGCGGCCAATGCGCCGTGATACCGGTTCACCACCATATGCGTGGGGACACCGTGGCCACGGTGATCGCGTGCCGCGCGCGCGGCGGTTCACTCCCCGGCGAGATGCTGAAAGAGGAATTTTTGGCAGAATATGATGGCCCCGTCACCCAACCGCCGCCCAATCGGGTTTACCCAGAAATAACCGCTGATCCCGCGCAGACTAAGGACGTCGTTTTTTCCTGCCCGGCCAAGGAAGCGTCCCGTCTAATTCCTTGAGCTCCTGCTCCTCCTCTGAATCTTGATGTTCACCGTCCAGCAATGGAACCTCATCGTCATCGAACCACAACAGGGTCAGCGTCTGTTTCCAGCGTGGCAGATAGCGCGCCTCTTCGAGCAACATTCCCCCGCGGCGCCAATCCGTGAACCACTGATCCGCTTGAATCTCACCCGACTCAATTCCTGCCGCGCTGTTTGCTTTGGCGGAAACCGAGCCAGGGGGTAGACCGCTACCCGGTGCGATCCACGCTTCGGACTCACGAAGACTTTTCGACCTTGAGGCATATCGAACAATCCGCTCTTGCGAGATGACGAACGCGCATGGCACATCCACAGCCGCGGCGAAACGCGATCCCGTCGCCATCACTGACGCCGAAAAACTCTCCGCGAGATCGTCCAGCGCTGCAAACCCGATTAGTGCATCGTCTGCCAGGGGCTTGAAGAGTCGATAAGGGAGCAGCAGCTCCGCCGCAAAAACATCGCAAAAGATTTCATTCAGAGGCCGCTTCGAATAGCTCCAGAGAGGGACCCCTCCATGTTGCGACGGCAGCTTCAGAACGACGTGGCCGAGCTCGTGACAGATGGTAAAGCGCTGCCGCTCGACGCTGTCCCTACTGTTTACGACGATATGTTCCTTACCGCCGATGGTCACCGAGAAACCGGGCTCATCAGCCGAAAGATCAGAATCGACTCGCAGAACGCAACCTACCTCGGCAAGGTACGATTCGAGCGGGACAGGAATCTTGGCCGGGTTGACGCGCCCGACCAGTTCGCGCGCCCTGAGTATTGCCGTGAACTCATCCACCTTCCATGTCTTCCCGCAGCTTGCGAATTTTCCGGATCACCCTCTTCCAGTCCGGCCGGGCATTTCCGCGAAAGCGCATTCCAGCCGCTGATTGAAATAGCTCTGGATCGATTGCCGGATCGCCCCAAGTGTCTTCCACTAGCGCCGGATCAGTCTCGGGGGCTTTTGCCAAAAAATGAAGAATTCCGCCGACGCTGTCACTCGGCTTTAGGACTTTGATCAGCTGCTCTACCACATTTTCTGACGGTGATTCTTTTTCGCCAGTCTCGAGGCGATAAATGTATGCGTGATCGACTTCGCTCAGTTGCGAAAGTTCCCGAAGCGTAAGACGTCGCTCCTCGCGGAGCCGACGTAAGAGAGTTCCAAAGGCAGACTGCGCCACCGCGCCTCCTTGACAGGACCGAGTTAGGTCGTTAGATTGTTGTCTGTATGGACAACGACCGTTCAGATTGCTACGGCCAGTCTTGGCTGTGGCGCGTTCTTGAACTTCGGCGCGACGTTGTCTCCATGGGCATGCAAGTATGTCACTGAACGTGGATAAAGGCAAGATCAACCGGCGCCCGGAGCGCCACGATGAGGTAAACGAAAGTGAGTAACAATGAATTCGAGGTTTTCGTTCATGCGCAGGGCGCCAAGCCAAAGCTTGTCATGGCGTCGCCAGCCGAGCCGCTGAAAGAGGTCCTGGCGAGAGCAGGAATTTCCCTCGGAGGCATTGATCCGATGCTTGTCTTCGTCGGCGAGTGCCTGGAGGCGCTGCAAGAATCGAACGCCGTGGATAACGGCGAGGATGGCCACGCACCTGTCGATCCAAGTTTCAGCGTGGAGCAGGTGGGGCTACGAGGACACAAACACATACATTGCCATCGGTGCCGACATGTCGCGGTTGAGGTCAATTACAACGGCCGGACAAAACACCATCGGTTTTCGCCCGCTACCACGATTGCGGTCGTAACCAAATGGGCGACCAAAAAGTTTGACCTCACGGACGCCGCCGCTGCCGACTATGTTTTGCAGATCTGCCACAACAAGCAAGTGCCAAGGCCAAACGAGCACTTGGGGGAATTAGTGCATGCCCCGGACTGCCGCGTTTGCTTCGACCTCGTAAAGGAAGTTACGCCGCAGGGCTGATGAAACCACCCGATCAGCGGGCCTTCGAGGCCGATTTGTGCGAGGCCGAATTTCGGATTGGGGTCGCCGAGGGGCAATGGGGCACCGCCACCGAGGAAGTTGTCTCAGACGACATCCAATGGCCGCGAGTCGTCCTCTGGATTGCGTCGGCCAAACGGCCTGCGGCCCCAGACCGGTTTTACGTGCTACTTGATTGCGCGAATTACAAGAGCGTGCCGCCCACGGGAACGTTTTGGGATCCGGTTATTAAGCAAATGGCGACGGTCGCCAAACGACCGAAAGGGAAGTCAAACAGCCGAGTCGCACGAGTCTTTCGGACTGACTGGAATAACGGGACCGCCTTCTACCATCCCTATGATCGTGTCGCAGCTCAAACACACCCAAACTGGGCGAACGAACAGCCTCATCTGATCTGGGGTCCGGATCACACCATTGTGAACCTGCTGGTTGAATTACACGTACTGCTGAACTCCGAGGACTACGTTGGAATCTCCTAATTGTCCACAAATCATCGTAATCCCCTTGCTTCGATGGGCTGGGTTGGTCCGTACTCTACGCGCGCGCGGTGCGGGCAAGCGCGAGAGCGGTGCGTTTCTGCTGGGCCGTCGAAAACCGCATCACGGGAGAGTTCTCGACTATCGGATGTACGATGACCTCGACCCGCACGCTCTCGATTCCGGCGCAATTGATTTCCATGCGGCAGGATTTTCCACACTTTGGGCGTATTGCCGCGTAAATGACTTAGAAGTTCTAGCCGACGTTCACACGCACCCCGGTGGAGCTGCCCGACAAAGTGGGATAGATCGAAGGAATCCTATGATGCCCATACGCGGGCACGTCGCCATCATCCTGCCTCACTTCGCGAACATATCGAGTTGGTCCCTGAGCCGCGCCGGTATCTACGAGTACCAGGGCAACTATGAATGGCAGCAGTGCAACAACGACGGGTGCCCGCAAAGAGTCAAGCTGAGTCTGTGGTGAGGCAAAAGTGACCGGTCAAACCAATCCAGAGGAATTCTCTCGCATATCGAAGCTCTTTGTGGACAAGGATCAAGAGGACCCTGATCGCTCGCTGGTACGTCGTCGCCGCCAACGCGTTACCCTCGCGTGTGGCTCGGGAATCGAGCACTCCTTCACGCTGCAATTGGCTTTGCTTACGGCCGCGAACATCGCAAACCGCTGCTTCCCGGGTGGGGTTCGAATCGATATCGACGAAAGGGGGATCGGCTCGCGGTTGCTCATATGCCCCACGGCCGATGAGACGTTGGGTCGCGCCTTAGCCAGCTTACTCGGACATCGCGCGTTAAGAATCCGAACGCCTTCACGCGTTGGCGACCATACTATCCTCTTTGGTGATGCCCCGGCCGTTGATCAATCTCTGCGCGTCACCTTCGACGGATGGATCGCAAAAACCGGTCCCGCCGCCACCGTCTCCCGCCTTCCCGAGCGTGAATTCTGCACCCTCGTCGGTGTTCTCGCCGGCGCCTTGGCTGTGTCCGAAATCTTCCTTTCGTTCGGGCAGGTAAGCGTTGAGGCCGGCCACCGACCAGTTTCCCTCTCGCTTTGGAGACCGGATCTGGAGACCGACAACCCGGCCGCGCTAGGAGTTCCCGTTGAGTTCCTGCCCACCCAGTTGTGGGCCCTCGGATTGGGACACTTGGGGCAGGCCTACCTGTGGGCCTTGGGGACTCTGCCGTACCTTGAACGCGAATCCACCCAAATCATTTTGAACGACTTCGACAAGGTTGCGGCCGCCAACGTTGAGACCGGCCTACTACTTGGCAACGAGCATGTGGGCTCATACAAAACGAGAGTCTGTTCGAAGTGGCTTGAGCAACGAGGGTTCAAGACGAGGCTGGTCGAACGGCGATTCGGCCCAGACTTCCGCTGCGAATTGAGGGAGCCACGTCTCGCTCTATGCGGCTTCGACTCCAACATTGCGCGCCAATCGCTTGAGTCAGCCCAGTTCCATAGAGTCGTCGAGTGTGGCTTAGGCGGTACCGCTTCCAACTTCGACACGATTAGCCTGCATACGCTGCCCAATCCGAGAACTGCCAGTGATCTCTGGCCTGCAGATGATGACCTCGAAAATCGAGCGCAACAGATCGCGCGCGAGAATCGGGCTTATGGCCAACTCATCAAGGGCAAGGACGCTGAATGCGGGCGCGTTCAGCTTGCGGGGAAGGCTGTGGCGGTGCCATTCGTTGGAGCCGTCGCGGCCAGCTTTGTTGTCGCGGAGGTACTGAGACTCCTACATGGGGGGCCAAACTTCACATCGCTGAAGCTTCGTCTCGCTAGCCCCGGCAGCGGCTCGATATCCGAGACAAAGAATTATCAGGCTGGCGACATAGGCGCCATACCGTACGGTCGCGTCCGCATTCTCTGATTCGGGACACCTCTCTGCTCACGATCACCTCGAACCGACCGTCACTCCGGGCGCTCTCACGAGGAGTACAGCAGGGCTTCCAGATAAGGGCGCATCACTTTTTCCACGCGGCACACGCGGGCGAATTTCATCAGATCATCGACATTGGGTCGTTTCCGGCTTCGATAGAGCCTCAGGGCTTCGAGAACAGTGTCGAGCCCAATCTTGTTCCGGTATTTGAAGCAGTCGGCCAGCGTCTTTTCGGGACTGTACACGCGAAGCCTGATGCCATCTACCTTGTGCGTTTCAATGCCTTCCGTAAACGAGCGACCCGTGAACCAAAACACGCGGAGTGGAGGATGCTTGAGTCGCGGCGGCTCGGTACCGCGCGGCAGCGCAACGTGAACTTCGTGCGGAATCTGAGTAGTAATCTCGTGGTAGGCCAAGGCGGAGATAAGGCATATCACCCCGGTTGGGACCTTCAGCGCAACAGTCACGAGGTCGGGATTGCTGAGCGCAGGCAGACCTGCCAGACGGTAGAGGCCCCGACTGAGTCGTTCGACGATGCCTTGGTCGCGCATCTGGTACAACACGCGAGGATGCACGCCGGCACGAAGTGCGGCGCTGGTTCGAAGCAACCCGCCGCCTCGTTCAAAAGCTCTCTTTTCCTTATCGAAGGGCATTGATAGAATTACCAGCAATATTTAATATATGCTGGTACGTCTGACCCGGTCAACTGTAATTTTCCAAGTTCGCGGGAGGCTGGAGAAGGGACCTTTGTATCGCGTCTGCGATATCGCGTTTTTCAGTTCACACGACGACCCTACTGTCTTGTTTGAGGTGGAGCGCGGTGTTATACGAAGCGAATGCCGTTCAACCCAGACTCGGCGTTGCCACGCGGTTTCGGCGACCGCATCCGGCGACTCCGCGGCAAGCTGGGACTGACGCAGACCCAATTTGCCCAATCGCTGGGTGTTTCATTCGCTTCGGTCAATCGTTGGGAGAACAGCCAGTCGCGTCCTTCTGCTCTAGCGTGGCGCCGGATCCTCGCGGCCGAGGAGCACGGGATCGACGCTCTCACCGTAGCAGCGCCTTCAGCAGCTAACTCGAACGGCCCCGCACCGGTCGCACAGATTCCAGCGGAACCGCTTCCTAGAATCGATTTCTCCAGCGACTCCCGGACGGTTCGAGCCGTAGCCGAGGGGGAAAGGTTGGCGCACGGCTACCTCTTCAACCCCGCCTTTGCGACCGAAACATCCCTTATCGATCCGCTGCCACATCAACGCATCGCCGTCTATGAGCACATGCTCGCTCAACCGCGGCTCCGCTTTCTCTTGGCTGACGACGCGGGCGCGGGCAAAACGATCATGGCCGGGCTGTATATCCGCGAGATGCTAACGCGGCGGCTTCTCCGTCGAATCATCATCGTTCCGCCCGCCGGCCTGATCGGGAATTGGGAAAGCGAACTCCGAAAGCTGTTCGGATTGCGCTTCAGAATTGTCATGGGTGCCGACGCCCGCAACTCGAATCCATTCTCCGGCCCCGAGGGTGATCTCGTTATCGTCAGCATCGACACTCTCACCGGCGAGAAAATGTTTTCCCGGCTCCGCGAATCAGGTGTCGCCCCATACGACCTCGCGGTCTTCGACGAGGCCCACAAGCTGTCTGCCCGGCTGGATGCCGACCTAACGTTTCGGCGTACCGATCGCTACCGAGCCGCCGAAGCGCTTGCCGGTGTTCGCAACAGCGACCCGGAATACCGCCTCGGATGGAGTTGCCGCCATCTTCTCCTCCTTACAGCCACGCCACACATGGGCAAGGACTATCCATACTACTGTTTATGGCGGCTTCTGGAGCCGGAGGTCCTTTCCACCAAAGAGGCCTTCGATGCGTATCCGCCCGATTCCCGCCGCCGCCACTTCATCCGCCGCACTAAGGAGGAGATGGTCACATTCGATGGCTCGCGCATTTTTCCTAGTCGTGTCTCTGACACTCTGAGCTACGATCTCTCTGCGGGCGAGACCGGCGAGCAAGCTCTCTACGACCGGACCACCGACTACATCCGGGATTACTACAACCGCGCTCGCTTTCTGAACCGCTCCGCCGCGCATCTCGCAATGAGCGTCTTTCAGCGGCGCCTCGCCAGTTCCACTTATTCGATGATGCGCTCGTTCGAACGACGCCTCGCCAAGCTCGACAATTGGATCG
This genomic window contains:
- a CDS encoding Mov34/MPN/PAD-1 family protein, whose amino-acid sequence is MVRTLRARGAGKRESGAFLLGRRKPHHGRVLDYRMYDDLDPHALDSGAIDFHAAGFSTLWAYCRVNDLEVLADVHTHPGGAARQSGIDRRNPMMPIRGHVAIILPHFANISSWSLSRAGIYEYQGNYEWQQCNNDGCPQRVKLSLW
- a CDS encoding type IV toxin-antitoxin system AbiEi family antitoxin domain-containing protein, which gives rise to MPFDKEKRAFERGGGLLRTSAALRAGVHPRVLYQMRDQGIVERLSRGLYRLAGLPALSNPDLVTVALKVPTGVICLISALAYHEITTQIPHEVHVALPRGTEPPRLKHPPLRVFWFTGRSFTEGIETHKVDGIRLRVYSPEKTLADCFKYRNKIGLDTVLEALRLYRSRKRPNVDDLMKFARVCRVEKVMRPYLEALLYSS
- a CDS encoding helix-turn-helix domain-containing protein produces the protein MAQSAFGTLLRRLREERRLTLRELSQLSEVDHAYIYRLETGEKESPSENVVEQLIKVLKPSDSVGGILHFLAKAPETDPALVEDTWGDPAIDPELFQSAAGMRFRGNARPDWKRVIRKIRKLREDMEGG
- a CDS encoding ImmA/IrrE family metallo-endopeptidase — its product is MDEFTAILRARELVGRVNPAKIPVPLESYLAEVGCVLRVDSDLSADEPGFSVTIGGKEHIVVNSRDSVERQRFTICHELGHVVLKLPSQHGGVPLWSYSKRPLNEIFCDVFAAELLLPYRLFKPLADDALIGFAALDDLAESFSASVMATGSRFAAAVDVPCAFVISQERIVRYASRSKSLRESEAWIAPGSGLPPGSVSAKANSAAGIESGEIQADQWFTDWRRGGMLLEEARYLPRWKQTLTLLWFDDDEVPLLDGEHQDSEEEQELKELDGTLPWPGRKKRRP
- a CDS encoding DUF7665 family protein; amino-acid sequence: MKPPDQRAFEADLCEAEFRIGVAEGQWGTATEEVVSDDIQWPRVVLWIASAKRPAAPDRFYVLLDCANYKSVPPTGTFWDPVIKQMATVAKRPKGKSNSRVARVFRTDWNNGTAFYHPYDRVAAQTHPNWANEQPHLIWGPDHTIVNLLVELHVLLNSEDYVGIS